The following are encoded together in the Gemmatimonadales bacterium genome:
- a CDS encoding ANTAR domain-containing protein, producing MAASGNPDLEQQLDMLVALVTAHGADIEALQDQALAAHERADAAERRADAAEQRSDEIEARSSIDREMIGQLQADGVLSKDHAAQLDRALISSRTIGAAIGILMASRQLSQEQAFVVLKEASQRSNRKLRDLAAELVEATSSAEGP from the coding sequence ATGGCGGCATCGGGCAACCCAGACCTGGAACAGCAGCTCGACATGCTGGTTGCGCTGGTCACGGCCCATGGTGCCGACATCGAAGCGCTGCAGGACCAGGCTCTCGCTGCGCACGAGCGGGCTGACGCAGCCGAGAGGCGTGCGGATGCTGCCGAGCAGCGGTCCGACGAGATAGAGGCGCGTTCCTCGATCGACCGCGAGATGATCGGCCAGCTGCAGGCAGATGGGGTCCTCAGTAAGGATCACGCGGCGCAGCTAGATCGGGCGCTCATCTCGTCGCGCACCATCGGCGCGGCAATCGGGATCCTCATGGCGAGTCGTCAATTGTCTCAGGAACAGGCGTTCGTGGTGTTGAAGGAAGCCAGCCAGCGATCCAACCGCAAGCTCCGTGACCTGGCGGCGGAGTTGGTCGAGGCCACCAGCTCTGCCGAGGGACCCTAG